actgtaCGAAGGAATTTcattaacatgaaaacaatgcaaaactgaaGTGCCTTCTGAATCCTGAACACTGCATCATCAACAATTTGCTGTAAGAAATCATGTCATGTAATGACAACTGTTGCAAGTAATGGAAGGAGAAATATGTAGGAACTGTCAACAGCAAGTCTGTAATTCTTCTGATAGGGTTAAACAATAGATATAATAtaatgaaattctatcaattaaatttGTGTGCAGAATAGTAATATAGAGATGTCCTTATACTGTACGTGTATCTGAGCCTCTAGCTCTACAGTAACACGTTTCGACTTTTGAAGATCCCCTACACACTTCACGCCTGAATTTTGGGCAATTGCACAAAGGTGATTATTCCAAAACGACTACTTCTTGCAGTGCCTTTCTTTAAGACCTAGATGTTCCTGTAGTGCTTTTAAGAGAGGAGGTACAATTTTGGGGATACAGCTTCTCGACCCCGCAATAAAACGAGTTTTTTTATGGGGATTTGTGGGATGTTTGGGATACAGTAAAATTGTGCTTTACCGGTGTGACGGGAAGGTATGGATATACTCCCCAGTTTGTTAAACGACAGAtgtgacgtcacgctattgTCTGATCAgctgattatttttaaataatctgCACTTTGGCGTTAGCGGTTTCAGTGGTGAAAACTTGCACCATCTTAGTGCTTCTTCGTTTGGTGTACGGTAGAGCAGAATTCGAACCCACGAACACGAAGCTCTAAATACCTCGCTGAACTATCCGCGGTGGTCGTACAACCTTCTCCTTTTAGCCGACTTTATACTTTCGTTATGACGTCAATTCTTTATCTGACCGGATTCAATTCCACTTAGCGATCTGAAAGGCCTTCATCGCCGGGCGAGGGAAACTGGTCCTCTTTCATACCTGGCTGGACATTCAGTTACAGAGGCTTTGGCTCACGAAATTTACGTCAACTTATCCCAGTGACTTCTAACATGACACGCCTGGCGGCACAAAAGTTACGCAGCTTCGCATGCAAaatgtcttgttttattttatacaaaagATATTCTATGGAAATCTGACTAACCGCGTTCACCAagtatttgtgttgttttgcacaTACGTAAACTGTCAATTCTTGAAAGATAATGTACAATTATTACACGGGTCCAAGGTGTCGTTTAAGTAGGAGAAAACACTCGTAACTGTAGGTTCTTGAAAAACAATGAACTCGACTCTCGCGTCTCCTTCATTATGTTTCAGAAATCTACAATTACCAGTGTTATGTCGACTACAGAAAAGGCTGATGTTTTGTAAATAGTTCCTTCTAAAATTTATAATCATTTTTGTGCTTTCTCCTTTAAAAATTTAGATAGTCCGTATGTGGTTTCCTGGCCATAGGACATATTGTCATTAGCCTTACGACATACTATATTTCTGTAGTCCGAAATTCCTGGCACtaatatgataaaatatagTATAAGCCATACTGAGTTATGACACATTTTTTGCTTTAAAAATCGTTTGAAAAGGTTaacaaaaggaaaagaaaagcaaaaaggAAAGGTCAACTGAAAGTTTAAAAGGAACAATTACCACAAACTTTTGACCTAGTTTCGCCCATTGTTTGTAAAAAAGCCATGAGTATAGTAAATTTAGTGGATTTTCACCGGGCGTATCTTCATCTCGCTGAACTGAAGAGGGAGATATTGAGACGACCATTGGCGCCATGTGACGAATGAACTATTTTTCTTGGACTTCTCCGGCACATCAACATACAACCCATTGAGATTGCTGTGATGACAACTACCGTACCACCAGGCCCCATGAAAATCCGTAGCACAGTTCTTACTGCTGTAGTCCTTATCTCTGTCATATGTCGAAAACTCCAAGCCATTGTGGTAAGCCAAGGAGTCACCTGAGGGAATAAAACGACTCAAAAGTCAAAAGCTGTATTCTGTGTAAATAAACCACAGACAATTAAGAATACACACAGATTATTGCACGGCTCAGATTGatcagatttattcatttgattcttgttttctGTTAGAAAGTTGTGGTCAACTAGCCAGAAAAAAAGTGCCACTAAACAAACGCGTCCGGGCCCTAAAATCGGGCGACCAAATGTAAAGGGTCGAAGTGACCGTATCATTTAGCCTCAGATTTTCTTTGTTCACCACTATACGGTCACATGGACTATTTTAAGATTGGTCAAAACGGTCGATACTTAAAACGTGCACGAAGtaagggagggggggggagggcgCTAAAACTTACGTGATCTCGAATTAACGAGGTCAAGGCCAGCATAGTAACTAAAATTATATTGTTTGACCTGACATCTGATGCAATAGTGCCTCATGGTTACCTTCAATTAAAatggggaaggtctgcaagcaacctgcggattgtcgttgCTTTCCCTCCGGTCTGTTCCCCcttttcctcgcaccataatgctggccgctgtcgaataagtgaaatattcttgagtactgcctaaaacaacaatcaaataaagaaataaatcaaacaatcaattaAAATGTCTAAGTATAGAGATTAAAGTGAAGGATTCGATGTTTGTTATGCATTGTCAGAGGATTTACTCAACCTAGTCAAACCATTTCCAAAATATGATTTAAGACTTCCTAACATAATTTAGGTACATGATGAAGTAGGTACAGGTAAGGGACTATTTAAAGAATACCAAAAGAATTCTATTACAAAAATTTAACGGACTCAAGTTATGACTGTATATTTTAGTTCCAATAAATCTGGGACTTAATAAGGCAGGCTCATAATATGTAATCTTCACGCAGGTTTCATAATGAGCAGAATATCAGCAATCCaacaagtaatattttttaaaatttaaacaatcaTATGGCAAAACATTTTCAGCTACACTtattcaaaaaatgaaaaaagctaAAAAGTGTGATCTCACCATTATCCATATCAATACGATTTGCAACTAAGTCCCAAACTTTATAGACTGAAATTTTTGTATGTAAAAGATACAAAGTCCAAAGCCCTTGtcacaaaacagtacaaaataCACTGCCATCATGACATATAGAACACTCTCATTGATGAAAGAGCAATGTCTGGTGTACGTCTCTTTGATAacgtaaattttatttttcgcGTATTTGCGACCAGTCCAAATACCAGGACAAAGGTCAGGGAtcacactttttattttctcagttGTTTTTCCAGACAGGCAATGTAGCAATAGGCTTAGTTACATTCTACTTGCAGGTGAGATATATAAAAAAGCGAGCAGCAGTTCTAATATTCtacaattaataaaaataagataagataaaaaaaaggaaagaacagAAATACAAAGACAATTATGTGCAATGCTATTCCTACATAATATATGCAAGGCGCGAGGTTGGTTTTCGAGATTTgatctgaaaatatttgaagaaattatTGAGTTGAAACCGATAAAAAATCGTAACGAAGTAAATTCAAAAGTTGTCAGCATGCACGAATTAGACTGGCTTTCAAAACTCATCCCATTCAGAATTaacgatgtggcgttaagccatgatcattcattcattcaaatttccCCCTCCTCGGTGACTATATTTCTCTTTCCGCCCACCATACTTTTTTCTGtgaccaagaatatttcacgccaATAATTTTGGTGGCTTGTTTTACACTTTTCGCCCAAAATTTTTCGACCATCATTCCCACGGCCACCAACTGCTCAGCTATTATTTACGCTTAGTTGCAACTTTTCAGGATGACATATTTTGGCGGATTTTAGTTAATATACTTTTTTCTGAGATTATGTTTCTCTCAGATAGAAAAACATGTCGGTCAACTTACCGATATTTCCCTTAAACGTGCCCAGTAAAAGCCGGAAGTTTTGAGTCTCGTCTGCTACTCGAAATCTGCTGTAGGAAGCGTAACCCGTTTCCAAGGTGTAGTTTCCCAGATTCACGAGGAGTTTAAAGTGCGCCTGAGAGGTCAGGAGGTGAATCTTCTGCAGGCCTGGGGAGACAAAATTGGATGGTTTTGACCGACTACTGTATTTGTGGGAACTACCTCACAAAGCGCTGTTTGTGGAATGTAGTTCATCGTATTTCATCTCAACGGCATATTATGTTAGATGGATAAAGTCGTCAAGATGTCTAAAAGATGTAATCGCAATTCAAGCCAAACTGCTTTTCATaatgatttcatatttttgatatGTATGTTCACTGTGGCAGATTTAACCTGCGGCtgttgtgatcacatttcatgttttcattgaaTTCATGGAAATCATCTCTGTGTTGGTAAGAAAGCAAATGGAAATGAAAAGTTTTCAGCGACGACATCGAAATGGAAGTCAAAGGCGCTTGCGATAAAGATTTCGCTTTTAACCTGTAGTTTTAAATTGAGGTGTACTGGATTCTTATGTTAACTAAGACTGTTTCAAAGAAATTCTTGGTCTATATGGCAGCAGGCTAGCATTGAACAGTTTGAATGAAAggaatactacatgtattgtcgTCATTCCTGATTAGAGAATCCCTATTTGATATCCAGGTTCATATGGTAGGTCAGTTCCAGCCAACCGATAGCAAACAATTCCTGAGTCTTGCACAAATAGCATAAAATTTGTTAAAGCTGCCGAAGGGTTTCTTGATTATTCTTCAGCTAAACGTAATACCAGTTAGCTCAGTACAGTTTTCACATATTGATTACCCTTCGAATGATCTTGAATTAACTATTAATATGTAGTATACTCCAGCATGTTACCGGGGCTTTTAAACACACAGCTGTGTGCTGCCAGCAACACCGGTGGTTAGGGAAATGTCCACATTACCGGCGAATATCACTTTTTGGTTTTAATCTCATCTAATTCATATTGTTTGCAGTCCATCAACCAGTGGTGATCAACTGTTTGTTACACCTACAGTCCCATCACCTATCAATCAGCTTTCAAGCTGAATGCTTGAAGGTTACTCTTCCTACCAGgattattattctgtgtagtatTTGCTTTGGCGTTTTCTACAAAACTGCAAATCGTTGCTGTTATtcatttacactgaaaaaatcacaaaattttactGCTACGTCCTGGCATATGAAACTTTAATACACCGCTGACCTACAGAGTCGCCATGTTGGGTGTAGATAGAAATCTGTAGGACCGTTTATCGGATCCCCTTGAGATTTAAAATACAAGAGAACACTTCATGGGCTATACAGTTTAAGAAATTTACTTATTTCGCTATcatattattttacttttctCGACAAGGTCACGTCAGTGGAAAGCAATGCGTGTCATGCTGACGGTAAATTACCTCAAATATTTTAGTGTGGAGTCGGAATTCATATACCACGATAATGGTAAGATCCGTTCACAAAAGAAATTTGAAACACGTTACCAATAAATATGtaagatataaatatgtatatggtaaatatatatatatatatggtaaaaaaAGCTAACGGTTCAAAAAGTAATTTTGCAAAGACACTCCATGAAATATAAACGTCATGCCCGACGTTCGTATagcattcgtagtccgtaaaggtgCGTTCGAAGTCGATAATggcaagatcaatttccaaaaaacaacgtttaacactagctcccaaaggtATGCAAGAAATTATAGAAATAGGAAATatagccggtaacacacaagagagaagcggtcataagttttcaatgatgccggggagaaagtggatattccaggcacaAATTCAATATCAGAGTTCatattcgtagtccatgaatgatttccaggtcaaataacaattaaacagggtatctcagttgcgctttgattgcaatggTTCaaaaaggcatcatgcagatgtaatgagcatggctgcctttacggcccctatcCCTAGGTTAAatggtattagatacagttcgaaaatgacaaGCATTACAGGCCTTAACCGAACAGagtgtgattcaaaagtaacggacgattacgtctctcccgttaatatgtaaggatctcataccacaagaggcgccatctacacatgttacacatgatatgttggtctgtataaaagctgtctacaagatagacggttacactgggcaaccagcgccatctatgttgttcagtatcatgtacgcgatagatatgtgcATAACATCGCCGtttatgtggttgatcacaatgcagattctgaacgctctgtccatacctgccaacgtcTTTCTaagattttacaatgagtacaacaGTGCTGCCGGAAATTATTGACAAAAGTCTAGTGATCTGTGagctatatgaacagttgcaatgacaGCCCAATCGAgattcatattttgttatccACAACTAATATCCAAGTACGGCAAAAGAtatcaatactgatttcactccgtcgagtagaacataccttgcgtctttccaacacaactgaaaactgttcactgtttcTATTTGaatgattccatcctattttcgtactttgtatacctCTTTAGTTATTAGGTGGTCTGTGTTATAAGTCGCTTTGGGGAATAtactttgcgattattgacctgaaacgtccttattggttgacggctggtacacgagtGTCTGTTTCGGCGTAATGATTTCTTACGCTACCTAAACACTTAGGTTTATTATTCGACATAACAGTTATTCGTtcttgaacagttgcaataaaagtgCGAGTGAGATACCTACAGTTGAATTTTACCTGAAAATTAttcacatgtttatgttttgaatGTTGACTGGGATTTCATGCACAGAAAATCGACTCTGTTCCCTGCAGCATTGAAAACCAATGACTGCTGAGTCTGcctccaccataatactgaccgtcgtcaaataaacaattagaataatATAACCATGGTAAAAAATACTTCCCCCCAAAGCCAGTTAACAATGAAAAATCTGTGGTAATTTGGTGAGGTAGATGTGGTGATATTAAATTGAGTTAAGTAACATTTTAATGCAGGACCTTTGACCTTTTTTTAAGGTAACTCACCCAACCAGAACTCCCCGTAGAGGTTACCAAACCCATCGGTGTACTTCTGCCAGTCACGAAAGAAGTCAACAGAGCCATCTTGTCGTCTTTGAAACACCTGGAAAGTCAGTTAACATCAAGTTTACCATTTACCAAACACAGACACAATTACTTTATGTCGGagttttttttcacctatacgacggcagtcaagATTATGTGGGAACTGGGCAGCGCCCAGCGGatacccacgaacatccgcaagttgttgccaaaggcataattaaaatatgaattattgATATATTTCCAACCTAAGAACACCGTTCTGCGGTATTTGTATGAGCGTGTTCATGCACTTTTGTATGGATGTAGGACTGGTTGACATGTGTTGGTGTTAGGTGGTTTTCAGAAGAGAGTTTTCTCttgcagaatgttttaaaataatgtattacttttATTAATACAACAACTTGTTAAAGCGTCATTTCGCATGTCAGAGTAATTTTCGCTTCACAGAAGCATATgattatttattggatttattaccACACGGTCGACGTCTAACTCAGTGGGTTTGTCAAACCCCACGATTTCCAATATCATTCCTTAACGTGACGTGTACCACCCTTTTACAGTAGCTGAGCCGACTTTTCTTCATACCTGTTATCTGGATAATTTATTAGCGCAAGCAGTATGGGGTAGCAtaatctaagatcgctttgacctcaaatttatttatttatttatttacttggcgGTTTACGCCGTGTTTAAGAATATTGTGCGTATGCGACGGCGGCTGCTATTAATGTGaaaggaaaccgtgcagagcccggggcaatcGCACGACCATCCTCCGGTTTCTGAAAGTCTTTCCTACGtacgtctggagaggaagccagcatgagctaaacttgaactcacagggaccgtaTTGATGAGGtatttttaaccaatgaaacaaTCATTTCAGTCGTTTAAtgcaaatttctttatttttttttggacaaaagtTTGATCTCAGACGTTGTTAGTTCTTACTGCTCTTGCgacatgagttttttttttcagatacttTCCAAGGTACGAGAGTTTCTCCTTTTCATAATTCCggtgttaaatatcaaataaaatacaaaaaataagttaatttgttgaaacttttgttatttgttttgaaTATGTGACTGTATTATAGGCTGTATTATAGATCGCAATCTAACTACATTTCTaagtattttgtgtaaaattatcACCACGGACCTTATTAACTTGGTGTTGTTCTGCACTGAGTTATCCACAAATGCACATGACCTGATTGTTTGATTCTGAAACGGCATTCCACTGTTTAGAATTGTCTAACAGACGTAGATCTAGGCGTCGTAGCAGACAGTCGCAAACCAATCGTAAATCATGACGAGCGTTGcaggtttgtcattttatttatttatttgatttatttgattggtgttttacgccgtactcaagaatatttcacttatacgacgacggccagcattatggtgggtggaaaccgggcagagccctggggaaacccacgaccatacgcaggttgctagaaaccttcccacttaccgctggagaggaagccagcataagctggacttgaactcacagcgaccgcattgatgggagACTCCTGGGACATTAtactgctctagcgcgctaaccaactgagccacggaggcccctgtcaTTTTATAATCCCTATTTACAAGCTCACCAGCCATCCACCTCCCTGCGTCACCATGTCACAGTACACATGGAAGCCTTTTCCCACTCCGAACGGAAACACTCGGTACACGCCGCTCTTTGTGTGGTTGCACTTCTGTATTACTGTACAATCGGTAGGATATGCGCATTCGAGAAAATTGCTGTGATCTGAAAAAACAATTCCTGGCGTGGTATTTATTGTGATTTACATCAATACACGAAACATCGATCGTGGTAATACTCTgcaaacatttgtacacaagaAATACTTGATCTGTACGATATCAGCCTATGATGATGATAAATTCTGGACAAAACCATAACTGAATGATTCACTAGAATAACGCCAAGTACAGTACTGTAGCTCTCCCTGTCGATGTGAGAACTAACAAAAGTGAGCGGGCTACTATATCTATCTCATTATCCCTATTGGAGAAACATCACGGAGGAAAGGTAAGGTCTTagagttttaaaaaatcagtttttaacaAAGCTCTGTTGCACAGCCTTTAGTGGTGTAGCTGGTCACCacagtttttgtattattttcacaataaattttccctaaacacaatatttagGCTATGTTAATCTGTAAAGTGCATTTAAAAATACTAGGTTTAATTCGCGGAACTCTGGCCGGGTGACGTCAAGGCTGTGCATACATCCCTCGATTgtgtattgaaaagccctgcaaagcatAGTCGAAtccattaggcctacccactgtaCCCCTACGTGTACACCTCTTTAATAGCACTCTGAAAAtattataagtaaaacagttttacaacaaatatcttGAAAGAAAGGCTACCGGAGTCGTATTAGATCTGGGAAAAGCATAGAGACTGCATGATACGATGGCCGATTTTCGCTCATATATCGACCACATAGATGATACAAATG
This DNA window, taken from Liolophura sinensis isolate JHLJ2023 chromosome 11, CUHK_Ljap_v2, whole genome shotgun sequence, encodes the following:
- the LOC135477651 gene encoding fibrinogen C domain-containing protein 1-B-like — translated: MLSVMCGLLLFSVGFVASSYNTFLKKFDVQPLVEQAEEDDVSTWTDHSNFLECAYPTDCTVIQKCNHTKSGVYRVFPFGVGKGFHVYCDMVTQGGGWLVFQRRQDGSVDFFRDWQKYTDGFGNLYGEFWLGLQKIHLLTSQAHFKLLVNLGNYTLETGYASYSRFRVADETQNFRLLLGTFKGNIGDSLAYHNGLEFSTYDRDKDYSSKNCATDFHGAWWYGSCHHSNLNGLYVDVPEKSKKNSSFVTWRQWSSQYLPLQFSEMKIRPVKIH